The following are encoded together in the Novipirellula galeiformis genome:
- a CDS encoding response regulator — MHTGSRFKPMEILLVEDGLMDARVTIHSLRRSQVPHRLTLVRCVSEALQFLRREGIFARAPKPDLLLLDLNLPDGSGIDVIEALKHSDVNTETLTTVVLTANEEECVRDRCNELGVHDYIRKPVHEDEFMRVVRDHKRLMVHSTPVLA, encoded by the coding sequence ATGCATACTGGCTCAAGATTCAAACCGATGGAAATCCTGTTGGTCGAAGATGGTCTAATGGATGCGAGGGTGACCATTCACTCGCTACGACGTAGCCAAGTGCCCCATCGACTCACACTCGTTCGTTGTGTCAGCGAGGCGCTTCAATTTTTGCGACGTGAAGGAATCTTCGCACGCGCTCCCAAGCCCGATTTGTTGTTGCTTGACCTGAATTTGCCCGATGGCTCAGGCATTGATGTGATCGAGGCCCTGAAACATAGCGATGTGAACACCGAAACATTGACGACCGTGGTATTGACCGCGAACGAAGAAGAGTGCGTTCGCGATCGCTGTAACGAGCTTGGAGTGCACGATTACATTCGCAAACCCGTCCATGAAGATGAATTCATGCGTGTGGTTCGCGATCACAAACGGTTGATGGTTCACTCGACGCCCGTATTGGCATAG
- the sdhB gene encoding succinate dehydrogenase iron-sulfur subunit, with the protein MIALEPKLKKRPEFIKVRVRRQDGPGKDAYWELHQIKYEPELNVIGVLQRIAAQAKTSDGKKVAPVAWDCGCLEEVCGSCTMVINGRVRQSCSALVDRLLAENSDELVLEPMSKFPVVRDLQVDRERLFRNLTRVKAWVPVDSYYNMGAGERVSREDQEQNYPLSQCMSCGCCLDACPQFAKIELERQEGESDEAFQARKDAEFDTAFVGPHAISQAMLFNNHPTGKSLADDRLDALTGPGGIQSCGNAQNCVSVCPKEIPLTTSIARTGRATTVYTIKKWFQK; encoded by the coding sequence ATGATTGCCCTCGAACCCAAATTGAAAAAACGTCCCGAGTTCATCAAAGTTCGTGTTCGTCGCCAAGACGGCCCTGGAAAGGACGCGTATTGGGAACTGCATCAAATCAAGTACGAACCCGAATTGAACGTGATCGGCGTACTGCAACGGATCGCAGCTCAAGCGAAGACGTCCGATGGTAAAAAGGTCGCTCCAGTCGCTTGGGATTGCGGATGCCTCGAGGAGGTTTGCGGCTCTTGCACGATGGTGATCAACGGGCGCGTTCGACAAAGCTGCAGTGCACTCGTGGACCGTTTGTTAGCCGAGAACAGCGATGAGCTTGTACTCGAGCCGATGAGCAAATTCCCAGTGGTCCGTGACCTTCAAGTCGATCGCGAACGATTGTTCCGTAACTTGACACGCGTCAAGGCTTGGGTGCCTGTAGACAGCTACTACAACATGGGAGCCGGCGAACGGGTCTCTCGTGAAGATCAGGAGCAAAACTACCCGCTCAGCCAATGCATGAGCTGTGGATGTTGCTTGGACGCATGTCCGCAGTTTGCGAAGATCGAGCTGGAGCGTCAGGAAGGCGAATCCGACGAAGCGTTCCAGGCCCGCAAGGACGCGGAGTTTGACACCGCGTTTGTTGGCCCCCACGCGATTTCACAGGCGATGTTGTTCAATAACCATCCGACCGGAAAATCGCTGGCTGACGATCGACTCGACGCGCTCACCGGCCCCGGCGGGATCCAGTCTTGTGGGAATGCACAGAACTGCGTGTCGGTGTGCCCTAAAGAGATTCCGTTGACCACGTCGATCGCTCGTACCGGTCGCGCTACAACGGTTTACACCATTAAAAAATGGTTCCAGAAGTAG
- the sdhA gene encoding succinate dehydrogenase flavoprotein subunit codes for MSEHRVVVIGGGLAGLASTMKLAELGVKVDLISLTPVKRSHSVCAQGGINSCNDATRQLGDDEWKHFDDTVYGGDFLNHQPPVKEMAFWAPKVIDLMDRLGVPFNRTGEGFIDRRRFGGTLYKRTAFAGATTGQQLLYALDEQVRRRESEGMVRKFEFWDFLAPIKDDDGRCRGVVAQDMVSMEIKSFPADAVVVATGGCGLVYGRSTMSVFCTGSAASRCYQAGAKYANAEFIQVHPTAIPGSDKLRLMSESARGEGGRVWVPKKPQDSREPKQIPENERYYFLEERYPEYGNLVPRDIATREIFDICVNDGLSVDPDRMCVYLDLTHIERSELDRKLGGILEIYEKFQGVDPRDEPMRIFPAVHYSMGGLWADYVKAENGGLEAGAPQNHMTNIPGLYAIGECDYHYHGANRLGANSLLSCIFTGLFTGPSIVNYANNQSGGANDVPASVLSAAVETQTKRHQDLLTGHPGRDENPYLIHQELGDLMTRVATVVRRNDQLSDAVEKIQDLHQRAMGVSLSDTGSWTNQNVIFAKSLQDMFPLAKTILKGALQRDECRGAHFKPDFQKPPLTAEDPTERRQQAEEWCDAFEENNRKYLKTTVASWNQETQMPDLAYEDVDTSLIPPRPRLYGLVGAEEIEEVWNKRAQKAVAP; via the coding sequence ATGTCTGAGCATCGTGTTGTCGTTATTGGTGGTGGACTCGCCGGCCTTGCATCCACCATGAAGCTTGCTGAGCTCGGTGTGAAGGTGGATTTGATTAGCCTGACTCCGGTCAAACGCTCGCACAGCGTTTGTGCTCAGGGCGGGATCAACAGCTGCAACGACGCGACGCGCCAACTTGGCGACGACGAGTGGAAGCACTTTGATGACACCGTCTATGGGGGTGACTTTCTCAACCATCAACCGCCCGTGAAAGAGATGGCTTTCTGGGCTCCCAAAGTGATCGATTTGATGGATCGTTTGGGCGTTCCGTTTAACCGCACCGGCGAAGGCTTTATCGATCGTCGACGCTTTGGTGGAACACTTTACAAACGAACGGCCTTTGCCGGAGCAACGACGGGCCAGCAGTTGTTGTATGCGTTGGACGAACAAGTCCGACGTCGTGAAAGCGAGGGCATGGTTCGAAAGTTTGAGTTCTGGGATTTCTTGGCGCCGATCAAGGACGACGATGGACGCTGTCGTGGCGTTGTCGCCCAAGACATGGTATCGATGGAGATCAAGTCGTTTCCGGCCGATGCCGTCGTGGTCGCTACCGGCGGCTGCGGATTGGTCTACGGCCGCAGCACGATGAGTGTCTTCTGTACCGGAAGCGCTGCGAGCCGCTGTTACCAAGCGGGCGCAAAGTACGCCAACGCTGAGTTTATCCAAGTCCACCCGACCGCAATTCCCGGTAGCGACAAGCTGCGTTTGATGAGTGAATCGGCTCGCGGTGAGGGCGGTCGCGTCTGGGTTCCGAAAAAGCCGCAAGACTCGCGTGAGCCAAAGCAAATCCCCGAAAACGAACGCTATTACTTCTTGGAAGAGCGTTATCCCGAATACGGTAATCTTGTCCCACGTGACATCGCGACCCGCGAAATCTTTGACATTTGTGTCAATGATGGACTAAGCGTCGACCCGGATCGGATGTGCGTTTATCTCGACTTGACCCATATCGAACGCTCCGAACTCGACCGCAAACTTGGCGGGATCCTCGAGATTTACGAGAAATTCCAAGGGGTCGACCCTCGTGACGAACCGATGCGGATCTTCCCCGCAGTGCATTACAGCATGGGAGGATTGTGGGCCGACTATGTGAAAGCTGAGAATGGCGGCCTCGAAGCGGGAGCTCCGCAAAATCACATGACCAATATCCCCGGTTTGTACGCGATCGGCGAGTGCGATTATCACTACCATGGTGCGAACCGCTTGGGCGCGAACTCGTTGTTGTCTTGTATCTTCACGGGATTGTTCACGGGGCCTTCCATCGTCAACTACGCCAACAATCAATCGGGCGGTGCCAACGACGTTCCCGCTTCGGTCTTATCCGCGGCCGTGGAGACTCAGACCAAACGCCATCAAGATTTGTTGACCGGTCATCCGGGACGCGATGAGAACCCGTATTTGATTCATCAGGAACTAGGCGATCTGATGACACGTGTTGCCACGGTGGTTCGTCGTAATGACCAACTATCCGACGCGGTCGAGAAGATCCAGGATCTACATCAACGTGCGATGGGCGTTAGTTTATCGGACACCGGTAGCTGGACCAACCAGAACGTGATTTTCGCGAAATCACTCCAAGACATGTTCCCATTGGCCAAGACGATTTTGAAAGGGGCGTTGCAACGCGACGAGTGTCGTGGAGCTCACTTCAAACCCGACTTCCAAAAACCGCCTTTGACCGCCGAGGATCCAACCGAGCGTCGTCAACAAGCCGAGGAATGGTGCGATGCGTTTGAAGAGAACAACCGCAAGTACTTGAAGACAACGGTGGCGAGTTGGAACCAAGAAACTCAGATGCCCGATCTTGCTTACGAGGATGTCGACACTTCATTGATTCCACCGCGACCTCGATTGTATGGTTTGGTCGGTGCCGAAGAAATCGAAGAGGTATGGAACAAACGCGCCCAAAAGGCGGTTGCCCCCTAA
- a CDS encoding succinate dehydrogenase cytochrome b558 subunit: MANSTTKTSFFLRHEFAIRRFHSLIGIVPLGLYMVIHLTTNASLLNSTETFQRAVYMIHSAGKALPIIEWGGIFAPLLFHGILGIWIAKNAKLNTSQYRFTSNRRYAWQRWTGIIALVYLFMHIWHMHGWFHFGPYLDVIRPLQMASFRPYNAASTLAESMNQWGGFVWPAFYLVGILACVYHLANGLWTAGITWGLWISPAAQARASKVSVVFGAVLTVIALSAWWAAVAPGPEDVANMRTIEDRMYKANVEAGVISDLPEKRSAAVTPDTAAASETDVPSDQ; the protein is encoded by the coding sequence GTGGCTAACTCGACTACTAAGACATCATTTTTCCTTCGACATGAGTTCGCGATTCGCCGGTTCCATTCCTTGATTGGAATTGTGCCGCTCGGGCTTTACATGGTCATCCACTTGACGACCAACGCCAGCCTGTTGAACAGCACCGAAACGTTTCAACGTGCAGTTTACATGATTCACAGCGCGGGAAAGGCGCTGCCGATCATCGAGTGGGGCGGTATTTTTGCACCGCTGCTATTTCACGGGATTCTAGGGATTTGGATCGCCAAGAACGCGAAACTTAATACCAGCCAGTATCGATTCACGAGCAACCGCCGTTACGCGTGGCAGCGTTGGACCGGAATCATCGCTCTGGTTTATTTGTTCATGCACATCTGGCATATGCACGGTTGGTTCCACTTTGGTCCCTACTTGGATGTCATTCGTCCCTTGCAAATGGCCTCGTTTAGGCCCTACAACGCCGCCAGCACGTTGGCGGAATCGATGAACCAATGGGGCGGTTTCGTGTGGCCCGCGTTCTACTTGGTGGGCATCTTGGCGTGCGTTTACCACTTGGCAAACGGACTTTGGACAGCAGGAATTACCTGGGGATTGTGGATTTCACCCGCCGCACAAGCTCGAGCGAGCAAAGTTTCAGTGGTTTTCGGTGCCGTGCTTACGGTTATTGCTCTGAGTGCATGGTGGGCCGCCGTCGCGCCCGGTCCCGAGGATGTGGCCAACATGAGAACAATCGAAGACCGCATGTACAAAGCCAATGTCGAAGCGGGCGTGATCTCCGATCTACCTGAAAAGCGATCGGCTGCTGTGACCCCGGACACTGCCGCTGCGTCCGAGACCGATGTGCCAAGCGACCAATAA
- a CDS encoding GntP family permease — MPPMIGNILAPSGLTAQDTASLSMNVWWVVGISVLIVLISVLVFRLHAFLTLLLAGLLVASLSTSANLNRYAQAKVSEGKMSEAAAISFVSQSPPSRLATSFGETAGKIGILIALASVIGQCLLESGAASTIVDSILKITGQRRAPEALSASSFVIGIPVYFDTVFYLMVPLARSLRRRLGKDYVLFLMAIMAGGSIAHSLVPPTPGPLQVAEIIGVDIGTMMIAGLAIGGCSSVFSLMAARVINRLVDVPLRPLSDSDATNESESRAMPPQGEAADASRPSLIASILPIVIPVAMIGTGSVGGYLIQSGSLDLAGAASWMRTLGDKNIAISVGAAFAMSLIRYCPASTRKSLVNRSLSSAGNIILITSAGGAFGAMLYQAGIAAAIADLTGDLPGLLLLPLAFLVTASIRTLQGSATIAMITAAGVLQAFAHAESLPFHPVYLAMAIGAGSKPISWMTDSGFWVITRMSGMTESEGLRVIAPMTIAMGFSALFFTMVFAFLFPGVS; from the coding sequence ATGCCACCTATGATCGGTAACATCCTAGCTCCGTCGGGTTTGACCGCCCAAGATACCGCATCGCTCAGTATGAATGTTTGGTGGGTCGTTGGAATTTCAGTGCTAATCGTGCTGATTTCGGTCCTGGTGTTCCGGCTGCATGCCTTTTTGACCCTACTATTAGCAGGATTGTTAGTAGCAAGTTTGTCCACCTCCGCCAATCTTAATCGCTACGCCCAAGCCAAAGTTAGCGAAGGCAAGATGAGCGAAGCGGCGGCGATCTCGTTCGTCTCGCAATCGCCGCCGAGTCGGCTGGCGACTTCGTTTGGAGAAACCGCGGGCAAAATCGGCATTCTGATCGCTCTGGCTAGCGTGATCGGGCAATGCCTACTCGAATCCGGCGCGGCATCGACGATTGTCGACTCGATTCTGAAGATCACCGGACAACGTCGCGCCCCCGAAGCACTCTCTGCGAGTTCCTTTGTCATTGGGATCCCAGTCTACTTTGATACGGTCTTCTATTTGATGGTGCCGTTGGCGAGATCGCTTCGCCGTCGACTCGGCAAGGACTACGTTTTGTTTTTGATGGCGATCATGGCCGGGGGATCGATTGCCCATTCACTGGTACCGCCCACGCCAGGGCCGCTTCAGGTGGCGGAGATCATTGGGGTCGATATCGGCACGATGATGATCGCGGGATTGGCGATCGGAGGATGCAGCAGTGTTTTCTCGCTGATGGCCGCTCGAGTGATCAATCGGCTCGTCGATGTGCCCCTGCGACCTCTCAGCGATAGTGATGCAACGAACGAAAGCGAATCGCGAGCGATGCCGCCGCAAGGCGAGGCGGCCGATGCTTCGCGTCCCTCGCTGATCGCGTCCATTTTACCCATCGTGATCCCGGTCGCGATGATTGGAACCGGATCGGTCGGCGGTTACTTGATTCAATCGGGCTCGCTCGACTTGGCGGGCGCCGCCTCGTGGATGCGAACGCTCGGTGACAAGAACATCGCAATCTCCGTCGGTGCGGCGTTTGCCATGTCGCTGATTCGCTATTGCCCCGCCAGCACTCGGAAGTCGCTTGTCAATCGCTCGTTGAGCTCGGCGGGGAACATCATTTTAATCACCTCCGCGGGTGGGGCTTTCGGAGCGATGCTGTACCAAGCTGGCATCGCGGCTGCGATTGCGGATCTCACCGGCGACCTGCCCGGATTACTGCTGTTGCCGCTTGCCTTTCTTGTCACGGCATCGATTCGAACGCTGCAGGGGTCGGCCACCATTGCGATGATCACCGCAGCCGGCGTGCTCCAGGCGTTTGCACATGCCGAATCGTTGCCCTTTCACCCCGTCTATCTCGCGATGGCGATCGGAGCAGGTAGCAAACCGATCTCTTGGATGACCGACAGCGGCTTCTGGGTGATCACCCGCATGAGCGGCATGACTGAATCCGAAGGGCTCCGAGTGATTGCTCCGATGACCATCGCCATGGGATTTTCGGCATTGTTTTTCACCATGGTTTTCGCGTTTCTATTTCCCGGCGTTTCCTAA